A single region of the Cyanobacteria bacterium FACHB-DQ100 genome encodes:
- a CDS encoding flavin reductase: MLDEQAKKAMLLKIPHGLYICGVKDGENVNGFTASWVMQGSFKPPIVVNCVKSDSGSNQMLRNSGVFALSFLEAGQKDLAQKFFKPQRRVGNKFEDVEFYLGETGCPIISEALGYVECRVVGTVDHGDHTVFVGEVIAAGVHREGEPLLLESTGWQYGG; encoded by the coding sequence ATGCTCGACGAACAGGCAAAAAAAGCAATGTTGCTGAAGATTCCGCATGGGTTGTATATCTGCGGTGTCAAAGATGGAGAAAATGTAAACGGCTTTACTGCAAGTTGGGTGATGCAGGGATCGTTTAAGCCACCGATCGTCGTGAACTGCGTTAAAAGCGACTCTGGCTCCAACCAAATGCTTCGCAACAGTGGCGTATTTGCACTGAGCTTTCTAGAAGCTGGACAGAAAGACCTCGCGCAGAAATTTTTTAAGCCGCAGCGTCGAGTCGGTAACAAATTCGAGGATGTAGAGTTCTACTTAGGCGAAACCGGATGCCCAATTATCTCCGAGGCGCTTGGCTATGTGGAATGCCGAGTCGTCGGAACCGTGGATCATGGGGATCATACGGTGTTTGTGGGTGAAGTGATCGCGGCTGGAGTGCATCGCGAAGGTGAACCGCTCCTGCTCGAAAGCACAGGTTGGCAGTACGGCGGTTAA
- a CDS encoding photosystem II protein Y: protein MDFDFRVLIVLFPIILAGGWAVSRILPYALQQVKGFLAK from the coding sequence ATGGATTTTGATTTTCGCGTCCTAATCGTGTTATTTCCGATCATTCTGGCAGGGGGTTGGGCTGTTTCTCGAATTCTTCCTTACGCATTACAGCAAGTGAAGGGCTTCTTGGCAAAGTAA
- a CDS encoding gamma carbonic anhydrase family protein, translating into MNPSEVPILFSPSYWNPPDLTIAAFVAPNATVIGNVEIAAGASIWYNAVVRADVERICLGASTNIQDGAILHGDPGHPTILEEFVTVGHRAVIHSAHIERGCLIGIGAIVLDGVRVGAGSIIGAGSVVTKDVPPRSLVVGVPGKPIRELLDSEVEHLIEHAQHYEKLALVHANKGTDLGFRVQM; encoded by the coding sequence GTGAATCCTTCTGAAGTCCCAATTCTTTTTTCTCCGTCTTATTGGAATCCTCCTGATTTGACGATCGCTGCCTTCGTTGCGCCTAATGCTACGGTAATTGGCAATGTCGAAATCGCTGCTGGAGCCAGCATTTGGTATAACGCAGTCGTCCGCGCCGATGTAGAAAGAATCTGCCTTGGAGCCAGCACGAATATTCAAGATGGGGCAATTCTTCACGGTGATCCGGGTCATCCGACGATCCTCGAAGAATTTGTCACGGTGGGACATCGAGCCGTGATTCATAGCGCTCATATCGAGCGGGGCTGTTTGATTGGTATCGGGGCGATCGTCCTTGATGGGGTACGAGTGGGAGCAGGCAGCATCATTGGAGCGGGATCAGTTGTGACTAAGGATGTACCACCACGATCGTTAGTCGTTGGCGTTCCGGGCAAGCCGATTCGTGAACTTTTAGATTCAGAAGTCGAACACCTGATCGAACACGCTCAACATTACGAGAAATTAGCACTCGTTCACGCGAACAAAGGAACGGATCTCGGTTTTCGTGTACAAATGTGA
- a CDS encoding TIGR02652 family protein, giving the protein MINPSLQYPIFGPEIQCPHCRQTIPALTLTDTYLCPRHGAFEANPKTGELIHLQSARHWRLWNDEWYRQHTHPDGIRFEIHEALDRLYTQGYRATRVIIAQRYKELISTYLERSTPWRGQSDSPKPRLYGLPVEFSPDPKDDPCWDVINFDLEKEPGAPVRYPYFRLFE; this is encoded by the coding sequence ATGATTAATCCCAGTTTGCAGTACCCGATATTTGGACCCGAAATTCAGTGCCCACACTGTCGGCAAACGATCCCAGCGTTGACTCTGACAGATACCTATTTGTGTCCACGCCACGGCGCGTTTGAGGCGAATCCGAAGACAGGCGAACTCATTCACCTCCAATCAGCGCGACACTGGCGGCTGTGGAATGATGAATGGTATCGCCAACACACCCACCCGGATGGCATTCGGTTTGAGATTCATGAGGCGCTCGATCGACTTTATACGCAGGGCTACCGAGCGACTCGCGTGATTATTGCTCAGCGCTATAAGGAACTCATCAGCACGTATTTAGAGCGGAGTACCCCTTGGAGGGGACAATCCGATTCTCCGAAACCGAGACTTTATGGGCTTCCGGTCGAGTTTAGTCCTGATCCAAAAGATGATCCCTGCTGGGATGTAATTAATTTTGATTTAGAGAAGGAACCAGGAGCGCCTGTTCGCTATCCGTATTTTCGATTGTTTGAATAG
- a CDS encoding VOC family protein, which yields MHHVSIRTADIFRAIAFYEQLGFQVCERFQTGYTLACWMEGLGGRIELLQIPEPKPVPDAFHDEHYTGYYHLSFDVTELTDELPQWIESLKTKLGEQDQALTVLLEPAQQMIGDRVYEVAFIADADGLPIEFLNRLK from the coding sequence ATGCACCACGTTTCGATCCGAACGGCTGATATTTTCAGGGCGATCGCATTCTACGAGCAGCTTGGATTTCAAGTGTGTGAGCGATTCCAAACGGGTTATACCTTAGCGTGCTGGATGGAAGGCTTGGGCGGACGGATCGAACTGCTGCAAATTCCTGAACCGAAACCCGTACCCGATGCCTTTCACGATGAGCATTACACCGGATACTATCATCTGTCGTTTGATGTGACGGAATTGACCGATGAATTACCGCAGTGGATCGAATCGCTGAAAACGAAATTGGGTGAGCAAGATCAAGCATTAACGGTGTTACTGGAGCCGGCACAGCAAATGATCGGCGATCGCGTGTATGAAGTGGCATTCATTGCCGATGCGGACGGATTACCGATCGAATTTCTCAATCGGCTGAAGTAA
- a CDS encoding ATP-binding protein, producing the protein MRSEPFLDNWTYLKVEFNWLERLLLTAVAKQRKDVKTIERVSQTKADLVTSHWWKGLISLDEAISSDSPVERRKSSPAPTYQQQLDARIQSSGQHGIGLALPMLRDRLNLTTFEKNVVLIALAPEVHRRYAQLYGYLQSGHDVAERPTIDLVLRLLCRTDAEWRTVRSSLSDSSRLMRSGLIEVEENDRSSFLSRSIKLSDEGVNFLLSEPAELAELEELIAAQMPAPIAMTRSRKSVNLVLPEAVQAQLAQVCDRIRFAPQLQAWGFTASTGVTALLIGASGTGKTIAAQSIAQKLALPLAEIDLAIMDDSIELIEELIDQAPEFVLIKSAERWLKRSAPIAQVIQLIEARSGLTCFSVRHRLAIPTALRSRIHFTIEFPKPDAAARVQLWKQAFPEVTPISEIDWQTLAKKHSLTGGEIQKIAEISAIEALSQDASEIELHHVLKAISRLSQ; encoded by the coding sequence ATGCGCTCGGAACCCTTTCTCGACAACTGGACCTATCTCAAAGTTGAATTTAACTGGCTGGAGCGGTTGTTGTTGACTGCCGTGGCGAAACAGCGCAAGGACGTAAAGACGATCGAGCGAGTATCGCAAACTAAAGCCGATCTCGTTACCAGTCATTGGTGGAAAGGATTGATTAGTTTAGACGAGGCGATCTCGTCAGATTCTCCGGTTGAGCGGCGAAAATCTTCGCCTGCTCCAACCTATCAGCAGCAACTAGACGCACGGATTCAGTCAAGTGGGCAGCATGGAATTGGCTTGGCGCTGCCGATGCTGCGTGATCGCTTGAATCTGACAACGTTTGAGAAAAATGTAGTTCTAATTGCCCTCGCGCCGGAAGTTCACCGACGATATGCTCAACTGTATGGCTACTTACAAAGCGGTCATGATGTTGCTGAGCGACCGACGATCGATCTCGTACTCCGCTTGCTTTGTCGAACCGATGCAGAATGGCGGACGGTGCGATCGAGCTTGAGTGATTCCAGCCGATTGATGAGATCGGGGTTGATTGAGGTAGAGGAGAATGATCGATCGTCGTTTTTATCGCGATCGATCAAGCTTTCCGATGAAGGCGTTAATTTTTTGCTGAGTGAGCCAGCAGAATTAGCTGAACTAGAAGAGTTAATTGCCGCTCAGATGCCCGCGCCGATCGCAATGACGCGATCAAGGAAATCCGTCAATCTGGTATTGCCGGAAGCCGTTCAAGCGCAACTGGCGCAAGTTTGCGATCGCATTCGATTTGCACCCCAGCTACAAGCTTGGGGATTTACCGCATCGACAGGCGTGACTGCTTTATTGATCGGTGCTAGTGGAACAGGGAAGACGATCGCGGCTCAATCGATCGCCCAAAAATTAGCCCTGCCACTGGCTGAAATCGATCTCGCGATCATGGATGATTCGATCGAACTGATCGAAGAGTTGATTGATCAGGCACCAGAATTCGTATTGATTAAATCGGCTGAACGGTGGTTAAAGCGATCGGCTCCGATTGCACAGGTGATTCAACTGATTGAGGCTCGTAGCGGTTTAACTTGCTTTAGTGTGCGACATCGACTTGCAATCCCAACCGCACTACGATCGCGCATTCACTTTACGATCGAATTTCCTAAACCCGATGCTGCGGCTCGTGTGCAGCTTTGGAAGCAGGCATTTCCCGAAGTAACGCCGATCTCTGAAATAGACTGGCAAACATTGGCTAAGAAGCATTCCCTTACTGGGGGAGAAATTCAGAAAATTGCAGAGATTTCGGCGATCGAAGCCCTTTCACAAGATGCCTCAGAAATCGAGTTACATCACGTTCTTAAAGCAATCTCCCGACTTTCCCAATGA
- a CDS encoding RNA-binding S4 domain-containing protein has product MQDDTIQDDTIKLDQFLKFQGLAQTGGQAKLLIQSGEVRVNGKIETRRGRKLVKGDRVTTLGETIEV; this is encoded by the coding sequence ATGCAGGACGACACGATTCAAGACGACACAATTAAATTAGATCAATTTCTCAAGTTTCAAGGACTGGCGCAGACGGGTGGACAGGCGAAACTGTTAATTCAGTCGGGAGAAGTGCGGGTAAATGGCAAGATTGAGACCCGACGCGGACGCAAATTAGTCAAAGGCGATCGCGTGACCACGCTGGGAGAAACCATTGAAGTCTAA
- a CDS encoding MBL fold metallo-hydrolase: MYLTWLDSNSWLIELADRRILLDPWLVGELTFGNVGWLFKGTRSHDRPIPENLDLILLSQGIEDHAHPETLKRLDRSVPVVASASAAKVAQAIGFKSITTLKPGESFTLSSSVQIQATVGSALGPGTQENGYLLTELPTGVTVYYEPHGSHPSALPTPIDVVITPIIDLALPLVGSIIKGTESAIELAKQVKPQVMLPTAAGGEIQFEGVLISLLKEIGNVEDFRAKLTQANLNTQVIEPKPGDRIEIAVESATIANSL; this comes from the coding sequence ATGTATCTTACTTGGCTTGATAGTAATTCCTGGCTGATCGAATTAGCCGATCGACGCATTCTGCTTGATCCGTGGTTGGTCGGCGAATTGACCTTTGGCAATGTCGGCTGGTTGTTCAAAGGAACACGATCCCACGATCGCCCCATTCCCGAAAATCTCGATCTGATTTTGCTGTCTCAAGGCATTGAAGATCACGCCCATCCTGAAACGTTGAAGCGGTTGGATCGATCGGTTCCGGTTGTTGCTTCTGCAAGTGCGGCAAAAGTTGCACAAGCGATCGGCTTTAAGTCGATTACGACGTTAAAACCTGGAGAATCGTTCACGCTCAGTTCATCGGTGCAAATTCAAGCCACTGTAGGCTCGGCATTAGGTCCGGGGACGCAGGAAAACGGCTATTTGCTAACAGAATTACCAACCGGGGTAACAGTGTACTATGAGCCGCACGGAAGTCATCCTTCAGCATTACCCACTCCAATCGATGTCGTGATCACACCGATAATCGATTTAGCCTTGCCTCTAGTGGGTTCGATTATCAAAGGGACTGAGAGCGCGATCGAGCTTGCGAAGCAAGTCAAACCACAAGTCATGCTTCCGACCGCAGCTGGTGGAGAGATTCAATTTGAAGGCGTTTTGATCTCGCTGCTCAAGGAAATCGGCAATGTTGAGGATTTTCGCGCCAAACTGACTCAAGCGAATCTCAATACACAGGTGATTGAACCCAAACCGGGCGATCGCATTGAGATTGCTGTCGAGTCGGCGACGATCGCAAATTCGCTCTAA
- a CDS encoding 4a-hydroxytetrahydrobiopterin dehydratase has protein sequence MPPLSRQELETELKQLEGWTIQNGKLHREFKFPSFVEAFGFMSSLALVSEALGHHPEWFNVYNRVTIDLTTHDAGGITSKDMEWARRANQLE, from the coding sequence ATGCCCCCACTTTCCAGACAAGAACTCGAAACCGAACTCAAACAGCTTGAGGGTTGGACAATTCAAAACGGCAAACTGCATCGTGAATTCAAATTTCCCTCGTTTGTCGAAGCTTTCGGATTCATGTCAAGCTTGGCACTCGTTTCCGAAGCGCTTGGACATCATCCAGAATGGTTCAACGTTTACAATCGCGTCACGATCGACCTCACCACCCACGACGCTGGCGGAATTACCTCGAAAGATATGGAGTGGGCGCGTCGAGCCAACCAATTGGAATAG
- a CDS encoding helix-turn-helix domain-containing protein, giving the protein MLAQDLKITSIVGTGEESSEGFRALLSQIESELCRSEVFRRAVASLEESLPEGASAQFCLKAVGREAIRLALQEMMPQAASAPKPAEPVHCKKPLSESEQHRQTGLARLGAQIRTARQVQAMSIAELHSKTLVPVHQLQAIEAGHGAHLPEDIYLRGFIHRIAKALDLNSDQLLELLPEIDPVKAVLPTWYHPPQKSAIEIGGMALKPVHLYLGYAAMLSGGFVWLSHQSAPNTSMKSLNSPQVEPASKAEAQPTAKISAKMQVSAPERL; this is encoded by the coding sequence ATGTTAGCGCAAGATTTGAAAATCACCAGCATTGTAGGAACAGGTGAGGAGTCCTCCGAAGGATTCCGCGCTTTGCTTTCTCAAATTGAATCCGAACTTTGTCGCAGCGAAGTCTTTCGTCGCGCGGTAGCAAGTTTGGAAGAAAGCCTTCCTGAAGGCGCATCCGCACAATTTTGTCTCAAAGCTGTTGGACGAGAAGCGATTCGATTAGCGCTGCAGGAAATGATGCCCCAAGCCGCCTCAGCGCCAAAACCTGCTGAGCCTGTTCACTGCAAGAAGCCACTATCCGAGTCGGAGCAGCATCGCCAGACAGGTTTAGCTCGATTAGGCGCACAAATCCGCACTGCCCGCCAAGTCCAAGCAATGTCGATCGCGGAGTTGCACAGCAAAACGCTGGTTCCGGTACATCAACTGCAAGCGATCGAAGCGGGTCACGGAGCGCACTTGCCCGAAGATATCTACCTGCGGGGATTCATACACCGCATTGCCAAAGCGCTTGATCTCAATAGTGATCAGCTTCTCGAATTGCTGCCTGAGATCGATCCTGTCAAAGCTGTCCTGCCGACTTGGTATCATCCCCCGCAAAAGAGCGCGATCGAGATTGGTGGAATGGCGCTAAAACCTGTGCATCTCTATCTCGGCTATGCCGCAATGTTGAGCGGCGGGTTCGTTTGGCTCTCGCACCAATCGGCTCCTAACACATCAATGAAGAGCTTGAATTCGCCTCAAGTTGAACCCGCTTCCAAAGCTGAAGCTCAACCGACTGCAAAAATAAGCGCAAAGATGCAAGTTTCTGCACCCGAACGGCTCTAG
- the crtC gene encoding cyanoexosortase C, which produces MPRDFSDFKSSLRSIHNWILLLGAALGLGVYFPTWLSLAATTQVSGMPHLILNVLLIGLAVRQLRRDQHHASLDQPLTEDQWLGSSLVLGGLAIFYFYYPATAPQAFGCMIMLIGGTLSYLGLSFLRHQWLAIALLTISLHPNWQRIARHLWSIFAPPKALAEFMAWGGSWVLRAIGQPVDLQNEFVILPAGSVEVAPGCDGFEMAFVIMIAAVIIGLAFRVRAIVMVRLIAIGITLALLLNIVRIAVMVLAAVYWGKAAFEFWHGSIGGQVFSGVLFTIYYYAIQPILNLKREGTG; this is translated from the coding sequence ATGCCTAGAGATTTTTCCGACTTCAAATCAAGCCTGAGATCAATCCATAACTGGATTCTTTTGCTCGGTGCAGCACTCGGACTGGGCGTGTATTTTCCGACTTGGTTATCGCTTGCTGCAACGACTCAAGTAAGCGGGATGCCCCATTTGATTCTGAATGTGCTGCTTATCGGGCTTGCCGTTCGACAGTTAAGACGCGATCAGCATCACGCTTCACTCGACCAACCCCTAACCGAAGATCAATGGCTTGGAAGTAGCCTTGTGCTGGGCGGTCTAGCTATTTTTTATTTTTATTACCCAGCTACGGCTCCACAAGCGTTTGGCTGCATGATTATGCTGATTGGCGGCACCCTGAGCTATCTTGGCTTAAGCTTTTTGCGCCATCAATGGTTGGCGATCGCGCTGCTCACGATCAGCCTACATCCAAATTGGCAGCGCATCGCCCGTCACCTCTGGAGTATCTTTGCGCCACCGAAAGCTTTGGCGGAGTTTATGGCGTGGGGAGGCAGTTGGGTATTGCGGGCGATCGGGCAACCTGTTGATTTGCAGAATGAGTTCGTGATTTTGCCAGCCGGAAGCGTGGAAGTTGCGCCCGGATGTGATGGATTTGAAATGGCGTTTGTCATTATGATCGCCGCCGTGATCATCGGATTAGCGTTTCGAGTGAGAGCGATCGTGATGGTGCGGTTGATCGCGATCGGAATCACCTTGGCGTTATTACTCAATATTGTACGAATTGCAGTAATGGTATTAGCAGCCGTTTACTGGGGGAAAGCTGCGTTTGAGTTTTGGCATGGATCGATCGGCGGACAGGTTTTTTCTGGAGTGCTATTTACGATTTACTATTACGCAATTCAGCCAATTTTGAATTTAAAGCGTGAAGGCACTGGTTAA
- a CDS encoding UPF0182 family protein, with product MLQNTFLKFFTFCLGGWILLSVFAHFGAEIFWFQEVGYLPVFLIKTITQGLLGLIVAGVTIAYFLLNLRTVDRLKHDPLIDEKEARFDTLLSLRLRTLLPLAIVLSLTIGFMLAHYGQLAWRYWQSNFVTTVSLFNLSAIWQIVQHFSTEIWYPAIAFAAAISILIFPQFLLTAIAIVLTLLLSFILSQHWIDLLQYLYPTAFNAADPLFNHEISFYIFALPIAELLSLWLVGLSLFGLLSVSLSYLLSGNSLSEGRFLGFSSTQQRHLFGVGSLFMFSLAFSYWLSRYELLYSTRGAVYGAGYTDIHVQLPAYVALGITALAIALYLFWRWIFWRPRSKRRRWVGFGLIVYGVVAIVAVVLPEVVQYLIVQPNELVREQPYIERSIALTRQAFGLNAIDTQTFNPQGQLSEADLRNNDLTVRNIRLWDQRPLLDTNRELQQIRLYYRFPDADFDRYTLRTEAPTQRPSAPASSSQPAPSQTERRQVLVAARELDYRAVPEQAQTWVNQHLVYTHGYGFTISPVNVVGAGGLPEYFVKDIGNTNGGALVTSSQAIRDSIPIGRPRIYYGELTDTHVMTGTRQQELDYPSGSDNAYNSYDGKGGLSIGSWWRRSLFAMYLKDWRLLVTREFLPETKVLFRRTIKQRIQAIAPFLRYDSNPYLVAANGNPNASEPNQNYLYWMIDAYAASDRYPYSEPTQNQINYIRNSVKVVIDAYNGSVDFYVADPSDPIITTWTKIFPSLFKPLSAMPETLRQHIRYPVDFFKIQSDRLRTYHMTDPQVFYNREDQWTIANEVYGNQSRLVEPYYLITSLPTVPFEEFILLLPYTPQARTNLVAWLAARSDGENYGRLLLYTFPKERLVYGPEQIEARINQDPVISQQISLWNRQGSRAIQGNLLVVPIEQSLLYVEPIYLEAEQNSLPTLVRVVVAYENRIVMTPTLEESLKAIFRPEVTPAPAIIRPVEESPAQTR from the coding sequence GTGCTTCAAAACACTTTCCTAAAGTTTTTCACCTTCTGTTTAGGTGGATGGATTTTGCTTAGTGTCTTTGCTCATTTTGGAGCAGAGATTTTTTGGTTTCAGGAGGTCGGGTATCTGCCCGTTTTTCTGATAAAAACTATTACTCAGGGACTGCTCGGACTGATTGTTGCAGGCGTGACGATCGCATATTTTCTGCTCAATCTCAGAACGGTCGATCGATTAAAACATGACCCACTAATCGATGAAAAAGAAGCGCGATTTGATACACTCCTATCTCTACGGTTGAGAACACTGTTACCACTGGCGATCGTACTCAGCCTCACGATCGGGTTTATGCTCGCTCACTATGGACAGTTAGCTTGGCGTTATTGGCAATCGAATTTCGTCACAACAGTTTCATTGTTTAATCTCAGTGCAATTTGGCAAATTGTTCAGCACTTTAGTACTGAGATTTGGTATCCGGCGATCGCGTTCGCTGCTGCAATTTCGATTCTGATTTTTCCTCAATTTTTATTAACTGCGATCGCAATTGTATTAACTCTATTATTGAGCTTCATATTATCTCAGCATTGGATTGATCTATTGCAGTATCTGTATCCCACTGCATTTAATGCAGCAGATCCTCTGTTTAATCACGAGATTAGCTTTTATATTTTTGCACTTCCCATCGCCGAATTGCTTTCACTATGGTTAGTAGGATTGTCGCTGTTTGGATTGCTCTCTGTTAGTTTGAGCTATCTGTTATCTGGGAATAGCCTGAGCGAAGGGCGTTTTCTTGGATTCTCCTCTACACAACAGCGCCACTTATTTGGAGTAGGCAGTCTGTTCATGTTCTCGCTGGCATTTAGCTATTGGCTCAGCCGTTATGAACTGCTTTACTCAACGCGAGGAGCCGTTTATGGCGCGGGCTATACCGATATCCATGTCCAGTTACCCGCCTATGTTGCGCTCGGAATCACAGCACTTGCGATCGCGCTCTATCTCTTCTGGCGCTGGATCTTCTGGCGACCGAGATCGAAGCGTCGTCGCTGGGTCGGCTTTGGATTAATTGTCTACGGTGTTGTTGCCATCGTTGCAGTCGTTCTGCCCGAAGTGGTGCAGTACCTCATCGTGCAGCCAAATGAATTAGTACGAGAGCAACCTTATATCGAAAGATCGATCGCCCTCACTCGTCAAGCGTTTGGCTTGAATGCGATCGACACTCAAACTTTTAATCCTCAAGGACAACTCAGCGAAGCAGATTTGAGAAACAACGATCTCACCGTTCGCAATATTCGACTGTGGGATCAGCGCCCTTTGCTAGATACCAATCGCGAATTGCAGCAGATTCGGCTCTATTATCGGTTTCCCGATGCGGATTTCGATCGCTACACGCTACGAACCGAAGCCCCGACCCAAAGACCCAGCGCTCCAGCATCATCGTCTCAACCCGCACCGAGTCAGACTGAACGCCGACAAGTCCTAGTTGCTGCAAGAGAATTAGATTACCGCGCTGTTCCAGAACAAGCTCAAACCTGGGTAAATCAACACTTGGTTTATACACACGGGTATGGTTTTACGATCAGTCCAGTGAATGTCGTGGGGGCAGGTGGATTACCAGAATATTTTGTCAAAGATATCGGTAACACAAACGGAGGCGCACTTGTAACATCGAGTCAAGCGATTCGCGATAGCATCCCGATCGGTAGACCCCGAATCTATTACGGTGAGCTTACCGATACGCACGTTATGACAGGAACTCGGCAGCAAGAGTTAGACTATCCGAGCGGCAGCGATAATGCTTACAACAGCTACGACGGTAAAGGTGGTCTCTCGATCGGATCTTGGTGGCGACGTAGTTTGTTTGCAATGTATTTGAAAGATTGGCGGCTGCTAGTCACGCGGGAGTTTTTGCCAGAAACGAAAGTGCTGTTTCGGCGCACCATAAAGCAGCGAATTCAAGCGATCGCGCCATTTCTCAGATATGACAGCAATCCTTATCTCGTTGCTGCAAATGGCAATCCAAATGCCTCAGAACCCAATCAAAATTATCTTTATTGGATGATCGATGCGTATGCAGCGAGCGATCGTTATCCTTACTCTGAGCCAACACAAAATCAAATTAATTACATTCGCAATTCCGTTAAAGTTGTGATTGATGCTTACAATGGCTCAGTCGATTTCTATGTTGCTGATCCAAGTGATCCCATCATTACTACTTGGACAAAAATATTTCCAAGTTTATTTAAGCCACTCAGCGCCATGCCCGAAACGCTGCGTCAGCATATTCGCTATCCCGTAGACTTTTTCAAAATTCAATCCGATCGTCTCAGAACTTATCACATGACCGATCCCCAAGTGTTTTACAACCGGGAGGATCAATGGACGATCGCAAATGAAGTCTACGGCAATCAATCACGACTGGTCGAGCCTTACTATCTAATTACCAGCCTTCCGACCGTTCCGTTTGAAGAATTTATTCTATTGTTGCCTTACACTCCGCAGGCTCGCACAAACTTGGTTGCTTGGTTAGCAGCGCGATCGGACGGTGAAAACTACGGGCGATTGCTGCTCTATACCTTTCCCAAAGAGCGTTTAGTCTATGGCCCTGAACAAATCGAAGCGCGAATCAATCAAGACCCCGTGATTTCGCAACAAATTTCACTCTGGAATCGTCAGGGGTCGAGAGCAATTCAAGGAAATCTACTCGTCGTTCCGATCGAACAATCGCTGCTCTACGTCGAACCCATCTATCTGGAAGCCGAGCAAAACAGTTTACCCACTTTAGTCAGAGTCGTCGTTGCTTACGAAAATCGCATTGTCATGACTCCAACTTTGGAAGAGTCGCTAAAAGCTATCTTCCGCCCGGAAGTGACTCCTGCCCCTGCGATTATTCGACCCGTTGAGGAATCCCCTGCTCAGACTCGGTAA
- a CDS encoding DUF721 domain-containing protein — MSFQELQSILGAIEPHYQSLERQQLQRILEIWAELVSEKIANYAQPIAIQRNVLEVTTASPVWTQTLVFERSMILRKIRERLSIDLSDIRFSTAQWRSPQTETPVESDPWQSHPSLLPRQTSEIETQLALFSNAKTAFDRWSSIVQSRAQHLPLCPECGSPTPPGELQRWSVCAICAAKR; from the coding sequence ATGTCGTTTCAAGAATTACAGTCGATTTTGGGGGCGATCGAGCCGCATTATCAGTCTCTAGAGCGTCAACAGCTACAGCGCATTCTAGAGATCTGGGCAGAACTGGTTAGCGAGAAGATTGCGAATTATGCTCAACCGATCGCTATTCAGCGCAACGTTCTGGAAGTAACGACTGCGAGTCCAGTTTGGACACAGACGCTTGTGTTTGAACGTTCCATGATTTTGAGAAAGATTCGAGAGCGGTTATCGATCGATCTCAGCGACATTCGATTTTCGACCGCTCAATGGCGATCGCCTCAGACTGAAACTCCGGTTGAGTCTGATCCTTGGCAAAGTCATCCGAGTCTTTTACCAAGGCAAACTTCAGAGATTGAAACGCAGCTTGCGCTATTTAGCAATGCCAAAACTGCATTCGATCGCTGGTCATCGATCGTACAGAGTCGCGCTCAACATTTGCCGCTTTGTCCGGAGTGCGGCAGTCCAACGCCGCCGGGAGAGCTTCAACGCTGGTCAGTTTGTGCCATTTGCGCTGCAAAACGTTAG